GATAATCCCTTCCTTCCGTCAACTTTCTACCGTCCAAAGTCAGTTCGGCCTTAACGGGTGTGGAATTCTTATCGGTCTTGCTAATGATGATCTTACCGTCGTATTTCTCCCCACTATAAAATGCAGACTTGGATGCATGTAAGGAGGTGGCAAAATTCTTTAATGATACCGCAGCGGTCAAGTTACCTTCCAATAGCCCTTTCAATACCTCTTGCTCCGTAGCTTTGATATCGGCCTGCAATTGGGTAATCTTGGTCAGGGAGGCTACCAACGGGAAGCCCTCAAAATGGTAATTGATCCAATCTTGACGGGTACCATCACGCTTCTCCACTTTTCCATCATTTTTCTTGCCATCTCCGGTGGCAAAACGTGTCTTAACGGACGCTTTGATATCCTCAAACTTCCCTTCTGGAAGTTCAGCAACTACCCCTTCACGATAGTTGTTGATCATATCCAGGAACCTTTGTCCTTCAGTTTTCAAGTTATCTCCCTTGAAGAACAGATTATCCAGGTAGTCCGATTTATCCATGACCACATAGTCTTTTGGATCTTCCAAATCTGCGGTCATTCCTTTTTTCAATCCTTCCAAATAGTTGTAATATTTGGTGGAGAGTTCCTTGACTTCCTGTGCATTTTTGTACAGCGTCCCATATTCTGCTTCATTTTCAGAAGCTTTGGTAGCTAAATTTTCAAAAAATGCAAGGTTGTTTTCGTCCGTTTTGGCGTTGGACTCTTCCAACTTTTCGTTCATTAGACCAAAAGCGGCAAGAACCTCCTTACTCATATTTAAGGCCAACATCGCAATGAAGATCAAGTACATAAGGTTGATCATCTTTTGACGTGGTGTTTGTTTTCCTGATGCCATTTTACTAATTAGATTTAATTAAATGTGATTAACGTTTGGTTTGTTTGGGGCCTAATTAGTTTTTAGCCATCGCAGAAAGCATACCACCATATACTCCATTTAAGGAAGATAGGTTGGTCGCCAAGGATTCCATTTGCTCTTTAAGGGCACCTGCATTCTGTACCACTTCTTCGTTAATGGACGCCTGACGGCTAGCACTCTCCAATTGTACTTTGTACAAGCTGTTCAATGATTCCATTTGAGCAGCGGCATGGGACAACTCCTCTGAATACTTTTGGGTATTTTGGATTGCATCCGTAGTAGGGGCGATGTCTTTGGCCGCTCCCTCAAAACTTCTGATACTTTCACCCAAGCTGCTGAACAACTGGGAATCGATATTTGCTTCTTTCAACATCTCGTCCAATTTTCTGGAAAGCAATCCTTCAGCTTCTTTTGCTTGTTTCGCATCATTTTTGTTCCCTTTGGATTGACCATTGGACAATTCTGGGTATACCAAAGACCAATCGTATTCGTCATCCACAGGTTCAAATGCTGATATTGCAAAAATCAATGCTTCCGTAATAAGCCCTATTGCAAGAAGAAGTCCACCGTTAAGTGGTCCGAATTCCCAGTGAAGGATTTTAAACAATGCACCAATGATCACCACCGATGCGCCCAGCCCGTAGGCCATGTTAAATAGTTTTTTTGTTGATTTTGACTGTGCCATAATTTCAGTTTTAATTAAGTATATAAATAAGAATTGGTTACTGGATTCGTAATTAAATTCCTGTTATTCTTCACTATTTTATAATCCGTTGTTCCCTCGGGTAGAATCTTCTTCACCCATATAGTCCTGCACCGTTCTAAAGCCAATATAGCTCCGGGCAGAATCTTGATATTCATAATCCCGTGTGCTCACTTGCAAGAAGTAGGCCACATCTTTCCACGATCCCCCACGGATCACTTTTCTCTTATTTTGACCGGAACCGGCATTTGGGTTCATTGTGGATACATAATCGTAGGCTCCTGGATCATAGCTGGAATTGGTCCATTCCGCTACATTCCCCGCCATATTGTAAAGGTTGAATTCATTGGGTTCATATGACTTTGCCTCTACCGTGTACAATGCGGCATCTGCTGCATAATCCCCACGTTGCGGTTTAAAGTTGGCCATAAAACAACCCGTATCACTGATCACATAAGGTCCTCCCCATGGATAGGTTCCTCCTTCAATACCACCCCTTGCGGCGTATTCCCATTCGGCTTCGGTAGGGAGCCTGAATTGGTTCACAAATTGTTTGCCACGACTTTTCTGGTCATCGTTTTTGAATTTGGTCCTCCAATGACAGAATGCCTTGGCTTGTTGCCAGTTTACGCCCACCACCGGATAATCACTATAGGCATCATGCCAGAAATAATCATTGTGCATGGGCTCATTGTAAGAGTACTCAAAGTCGCGAATCCATACCGTGGTATCGGGGTAGATCGCCAACTGTTCGGACTTAATAAAATCACTGCGCTTGCCGGATTTGGCACGGGCAGCAGCCTCTATGTCCATCCAATTGTATTTGTACTTCAATTGTTTCACATCAATTGTTCGTTGACCATTGTACGTCTCCTCTTCTGCCAGGTATAATGAATCCATTACCTCCGCGTAGAATTCGTCCGGATAATCATTGGTATCCCAGATAAGATCGATATCCTTGTTAAGGGCATAACCTTCGTAAGGGTCATCTCCAAAACCTAGGTAATTATCAATCTTATATTTTTCCCAAACGGACAATCTGGTCGTATCCGCACTTTTAAAAGCAAATTCCCCAATAGTGTCGTCATCCTCGGGACCAAGGCCCAACTCATCGGACAGAATGGCCAATTTGGTCCGGGCGACCGAATCCTTTACCCATTCCACGAACTGTCGATATTCACTATTGGTGATTTCCGTATCGTCCATATAAAAGGAACGTACGGTAACGGTCCTGGTAGGGGCATTCAAAATTTTTGCCTGATCCTCATCGGCCTTACCCATGACAAAGGAACCTCGAGGAATCAATTCCATTCCATATGGCTTCTCGGGATACCATTTTTTCCCTCTCACACCAACCAATTCACCTTTTGACCTTGATTTTGAGCCACAACTAGTGAGCAAAAACACAAGTGCTAGAGATGATAAAAATAGCTTTCTCATACTTTAGGTTAAATTTTCGATTTAAGATTGTAAACTGTGCAACACAATTTCCTAATCACAAAACTTCAAATTGAGCAAATTATTGTGCCGATACGGTTTATGTACCAAAAATATTTGTTCAGTTTAAGCCTTTCTTATAGGCTTTAAGCCAGCGCTCTGGAATATTTTGGTTGCAAGCATCCAAATAGTCCTGTTGAGTGCATGGTAATAACGCAACTGAATTATTTTTAGTATGCTCCGGTAAAATGGAGGGAACTTCAACCCACCAACGTTCCGTAATATGGCTTTTGAAGAATACCAATTCCTCTGAATCCGTAGGAACGGTAAATTTGGTAAAGTCCTCATCGTTGGAGCTTGGCAGTTCTTTTATCCTAAAGCTCAGCCCTTCAATAAAGCACCAAATTATTTGGGCTACAAGCCGAAAGGACAATAGCGTGTTTTCCATTTCATAGATTCCAAAGGCACTCACCTTTTCGCTTATTCCCGCATATCTGGAGATGCCGCATATTTCCCTACCGTCAAATCCGTTGGGGGAAAAGTTTGCCGTTACCCCCATTTCACTTGCTTTTACAGCGCGTAAATCCAAACTTACCAGATGGGCGTTCCTTAAAATAGGTTCGGCCAGCGTAATATCGGAAACAATATCCCCCAATCTATAGGCGTCAAAGAACAGGCGTTCCATAAGATCGATCTCTTCCTGGGCATTGAAATAGCTTTGATAGCCCAGATTGGAAAAATTATACAGGTTGTTGGGTTTGTCCGTGATGATTTTGCTCATGTAGGATTCCGAGGAAATCAACTCATCGTCCTCGCCAAAGTCGAACCTACTATCAATGGATACCAAATTGATCATGTCCTTAATGCCATCAAAGGCCCTGTAGGTGGGAAAAGTGACATCTTGTGTCGCACCGATGACTATCGGAATTATTTTTTCTTCAAGCAGGCCGGACATGATCTGATTGACCACAAAGTACGTGTCCTCAACGGTATTTCCCTCTTCCACATCACCAATATCAATGATCGTGGCATTCCAATTGCCCATCATTAATCGGTACAGTTCAATCCGCAGGGAATCCATGTCCAATTTTTCCTGTCTTTTCTCAAAAGCGTTCCTGGATTCCAAAACGCCAAAAATCGCCACTGTGGCATTGGCGAACACGGGCAGGCCTTTTTTTTCAGTATGCTTATGAATATTTTTTCCCAGTGCCTGCGAGGGAAGAAATTCTGAAAAGGCCAAAACCTTTTCACTTATTGGCACTAAAAAATCAAATGCCATAATTATGGGTGTTATTACTTAGCTTTCGACTTTGTTTTTCTTTTGGGTGCTTTTTTATCAAGTAACTCTTTTGCTGCCTCCAAGGAAAACTTGGCGGCATCAACATCCTTTGACAACTCCACTTTTATCCTTCCTTTAATGATATTGTGCCTGCCCCATCTGGCCTTTTCAATACGAATGCCTTCCTCGGGCCAGGATTGGACCAATTTTTCCTTTTCCTTTTGTTTTTTGGTTTCGATAAGTTCTTCAATGTCAGCTTTGGAAAGATTGTCAAAATCATATTTCTTGTTGACGTTGATGAACATTCCGTTCCATTTTATAAAAGGACCAAACCTACCTACGCCTTTGGTCACATCTTGACCCTCATAATTGGCAATGGGAGCATCTGCCCTTTGCTTTTCCCTGATCAATTCTATGGCCCGATCCATATCTACATCAAAGGCGCTCTCCCCCTTATCCAATGAAATAAACTTTTTTCCAAATCGGACATAAGGTCCATAACGGCCAACATTGGTCTCCACTTCTTCACCTTCATACACCCCCAATTTTTTTGGAAGCTCAAAGAGTTCCATAGCTTCTTCAAAGGTTATGGTGGATATGGATTGCTCGGGCAACAAACTGGCAAACAATGGCTTTTCTTCTTCTTCCACAGTCCCTATTTGAACCATGGGACCAAACCTCCCCAACCTGGCGGCAACCTGTCGTCCTGTTTTGGGATCCGTACCCAGTACCCGCTCGCCACTTGCCCTTTCCGCATTTTCCTCAACGTCCAAAACGGTAGGATGAAAACTCTTATAAAATTCCTTCATGACTTTTTGCCAATCCTCATCCCCAGAAGCAATCTCATCAAAATCCTCTTCCAATTTCGCAGTGAAATTATAATCCAGAATATTGGAAAAATGACTGACCAAAAAATCATTTACGATTGTCCCTATATCCGTAGGGACCATTTTACCTTTGTCCGACCCGACCATTTCGGTCAATTTTTTTTCCGAAAGCTGGTCGTTTTCCAGAACAAGCTCCATGTAGGGCCTTTCGGTTCCTTCCACGGTTCCCTTTTGAACATATCCCCTATTCTGAATGGTGGAAATGGTGGGCGCATATGTTGAAGGTCTTCCGATTCCCAATTCCTCAAGTTTCTTGACCAAGGAGGCCTCGGTATATCTATATGGCGGCCTGGTGAAACGCTCCGTGGCACTAATGTAGTTGTTCTCCAGTTTTTCATCTACCCGCATTGCCGGTAGCATTCCTTCCTGTTCTACGGCATCCTCCTCATCCACACTTTCCAGGTACACCTTTAAAAACCCATCAAAAGTGACCACTTCACCATTTGCAGTGAATTCCTCTGCGTGGGTATTGGATTGTATTTTAACGTTTGTACGCTCCAATTGTGCATCACTCATTTGGGAGGCGAGTGTCCGCTTCCAGATCAACTCATATAATTTGGTCTGGTCACGTTCCAGCGTTGGGGATTGCAAATTCATGTCTGTAGGGCGAATGGCCTCGTGGGCTTCTTGCGCCCCTTTGGACTTGCCCGTATAATTCCTTACCGTGCTGTATTCACTTCCATAATTGGACACTATGGTGTTCTTGGCCGCGTCCAGTGCTTCCTTGGACAGATTAACACTGTCCGTCCTCATATAGGTAATGAGTCCGGCTTCGTACAATCGTTGGGCCACCTGCATGGTCCGGCCAACGGAAAAGTAAAGCTTCCGTGAAGCCTCCTGTTGTAAAGTGGATGTGGTAAAAGGGGCCGCAGGCGATTTTTTAGCAGGCTTTTTATCCAATTTCGAAACTGAAAAATCCGCTCCGATGTTCTTTTTCAAAAAGTCCTCTGCTTCTTGCTTACTCCCAAATGGTTTGGACAATTTCGCATCAAAATTCTTTCCATGCGTGGTACGGAAGGAGGCCTTTATCCTATAACTGGCTTCCGGGGAAAAAGCCTCAATTTCCCGCTCTCGCTCTACAATCAATCGTACCGCCACCGACTGCACCCGCCCCGCGGAGAGTCCCGGTTTGATTTTTTTCCACAGTACCGGGGAAAGTTCATATCCTACCAACCTGTCCAAAACCCTACGCGCCTGTTGCGCATTCACCAAATCATAATTGATTCCCCTTGGATTCTCTATTGCTTTTTGGATGGCGGATTTGGTTATGGAGTTAAAAACAATGCGCTTGGTCTTATCCTTATCCAATTTTAATTTTTCCGCCAAATGCCAAGAAATGGCCTCCCCTTCGCGATCTTCATCACTTGCCAACCAAATGGTCTCGGCTTTCTTCGCCAAATCCTTTAGCTTTTTGACCAAGGTCTTTTTTTCCTTATCAATGATGTATTTTGGTTCAAAGTCCTTTTCAACATCCACCCCCAATTCCTTTGAGGGCAAATCGGCAATATGACCAAAACTGGACTCTACCTGATATTCTTTTCCTAAAAATCTTTCAATGGTTTTAGCCTTCGCTGGGGACTCGACTATGACTAAGTTCTTGGGCATCTAGATTGGTTTTTTGGGAACAAAAGTATGTGAATTTTTTAATTCCCATTTTTGGATGAAGCTTCACAAACAAAAAAAGTGTGCGGTTTAGGCACACTTTCACCAACGTAAAAATCCACTTTTTAGTTTCCGGGACCAGGTTACTGATAAACCAGGACCGCTTTTCCGTCCTCACATTCAATACGTGTGGGGGGACTGACGAACGCACAGTCCGAAAGGGCCCCATTGCTTTCATTATAAGCCCGAACCGCCTCGTTGTAAGCGGCCAATCGATTTAAAAAATCAACAGTATCAATTGAAGTGGAATAGGCGATATAACCCGTGGGACCACCACAGGGCTTGGACCCAATTCCCGCAAATTGCCAGTCATTGCCGTCTACGCAGGCCACACTTTCCGAAAGTGCCACAAGGGTCTTGAGCTGCTCTTCCAAATCATCGGCCTGGATATCATCCGAGCTACAGGACAAGAGACTGCCCAACACTACTATATAGAGGTAAAATTTAACTTTAAAGGGCTCCATGTTAATTCAGGTTCAAACTACTAATGAGTCTAATATCATCATCCAAATATTCATATTGGTACAGCACACCATTACCTATCATAAGCAATTGTTCTTCCATGGGAATGACATCAAACGTAACAATATCTTTAAAATGATTTAACTGTGGAAGGTCGGGGACTTGGGATTTATCATACACCTTAAGACCTGAGTTTCCGTCACAAACAAAAAGCTTATCATCCTTAATCCCGAGCCCATAAGGTTCATCCATTGGATAAATCACTTTTAGTTCCGGTTTCTCGATAGTGGAAATGTCAACAATGTAGAGACCGCTTTCCACAGCACCACAAAAGTTACCTCCACGCAAGGTAACATAAGCGTAGTTGCCATCCACAACCACGGGATCACATGCGGTACCATGTACAAACTCCGAGATGTACTTGGGGGCAGATGGTTCGGAAATGTCATAAATGTACATGCCCTGCATACCGCCCAAAAACAAAAGGTCGCCTTGGCTAAAAATCGTTTCTATCCCCCAGCTGGTGTATACCTCATCCATCACTTCGGGGGCGTCCAAATCCGAAATATCAAAAACGTTTATACTGCTCCATTCAACGGCATACAGATAATCGCCAACAATCCTAAATCGGGCCAAAGAACCTCCCTGTCCCGTATCCGTCGCATTGGTGGTGGGC
The sequence above is a segment of the Muricauda sp. SCSIO 64092 genome. Coding sequences within it:
- the topA gene encoding type I DNA topoisomerase; the encoded protein is MPKNLVIVESPAKAKTIERFLGKEYQVESSFGHIADLPSKELGVDVEKDFEPKYIIDKEKKTLVKKLKDLAKKAETIWLASDEDREGEAISWHLAEKLKLDKDKTKRIVFNSITKSAIQKAIENPRGINYDLVNAQQARRVLDRLVGYELSPVLWKKIKPGLSAGRVQSVAVRLIVEREREIEAFSPEASYRIKASFRTTHGKNFDAKLSKPFGSKQEAEDFLKKNIGADFSVSKLDKKPAKKSPAAPFTTSTLQQEASRKLYFSVGRTMQVAQRLYEAGLITYMRTDSVNLSKEALDAAKNTIVSNYGSEYSTVRNYTGKSKGAQEAHEAIRPTDMNLQSPTLERDQTKLYELIWKRTLASQMSDAQLERTNVKIQSNTHAEEFTANGEVVTFDGFLKVYLESVDEEDAVEQEGMLPAMRVDEKLENNYISATERFTRPPYRYTEASLVKKLEELGIGRPSTYAPTISTIQNRGYVQKGTVEGTERPYMELVLENDQLSEKKLTEMVGSDKGKMVPTDIGTIVNDFLVSHFSNILDYNFTAKLEEDFDEIASGDEDWQKVMKEFYKSFHPTVLDVEENAERASGERVLGTDPKTGRQVAARLGRFGPMVQIGTVEEEEKPLFASLLPEQSISTITFEEAMELFELPKKLGVYEGEEVETNVGRYGPYVRFGKKFISLDKGESAFDVDMDRAIELIREKQRADAPIANYEGQDVTKGVGRFGPFIKWNGMFINVNKKYDFDNLSKADIEELIETKKQKEKEKLVQSWPEEGIRIEKARWGRHNIIKGRIKVELSKDVDAAKFSLEAAKELLDKKAPKRKTKSKAK
- a CDS encoding formimidoylglutamase, giving the protein MAFDFLVPISEKVLAFSEFLPSQALGKNIHKHTEKKGLPVFANATVAIFGVLESRNAFEKRQEKLDMDSLRIELYRLMMGNWNATIIDIGDVEEGNTVEDTYFVVNQIMSGLLEEKIIPIVIGATQDVTFPTYRAFDGIKDMINLVSIDSRFDFGEDDELISSESYMSKIITDKPNNLYNFSNLGYQSYFNAQEEIDLMERLFFDAYRLGDIVSDITLAEPILRNAHLVSLDLRAVKASEMGVTANFSPNGFDGREICGISRYAGISEKVSAFGIYEMENTLLSFRLVAQIIWCFIEGLSFRIKELPSSNDEDFTKFTVPTDSEELVFFKSHITERWWVEVPSILPEHTKNNSVALLPCTQQDYLDACNQNIPERWLKAYKKGLN
- the gldM gene encoding gliding motility protein GldM produces the protein MASGKQTPRQKMINLMYLIFIAMLALNMSKEVLAAFGLMNEKLEESNAKTDENNLAFFENLATKASENEAEYGTLYKNAQEVKELSTKYYNYLEGLKKGMTADLEDPKDYVVMDKSDYLDNLFFKGDNLKTEGQRFLDMINNYREGVVAELPEGKFEDIKASVKTRFATGDGKKNDGKVEKRDGTRQDWINYHFEGFPLVASLTKITQLQADIKATEQEVLKGLLEGNLTAAVSLKNFATSLHASKSAFYSGEKYDGKIIISKTDKNSTPVKAELTLDGRKLTEGRDYRLEAGGVQMLISAGGAGDHQIAGTLYFMQDGKEIEVDVDNKFPTINKPNAAVISADKMNVVYRGVANPMTISIPGIPDNKVSASAPGLRSVSGSRYIMNPGTGREVTINASGVLPDGQRISTPATFRIKDIPRPAGTIRGEAGSVKMPRRNLEIATIGSMLEDFDFDLNLAVSGFKFKVPGQPTVSVNGNKLDARAKSALKRAKRGDPVQIFDIKAYITNNKSYKLKKVSPVVVELTN
- a CDS encoding LVIVD repeat-containing protein encodes the protein MKKLSKLPLILLLIICGISCEDDGELPFGYNEYVIATPLTTDLITFKEEAIAISEPTDIVESGKIYAYKNYIFVNDVNKGVHVLDNTNPASPQKTAFIKLEGNNDVSIKNDRLYADSYGDLVIMDISDINNIGSVKRLENAIYQEFWCTVGFDVEWPTADAFDYGDLDPNREAIVGWETKKVAMTQNQFNEKFGYLHGEASFANSDGPTTNATDTGQGGSLARFRIVGDYLYAVEWSSINVFDISDLDAPEVMDEVYTSWGIETIFSQGDLLFLGGMQGMYIYDISEPSAPKYISEFVHGTACDPVVVDGNYAYVTLRGGNFCGAVESGLYIVDISTIEKPELKVIYPMDEPYGLGIKDDKLFVCDGNSGLKVYDKSQVPDLPQLNHFKDIVTFDVIPMEEQLLMIGNGVLYQYEYLDDDIRLISSLNLN
- a CDS encoding DASH complex subunit DAD2, coding for MEPFKVKFYLYIVVLGSLLSCSSDDIQADDLEEQLKTLVALSESVACVDGNDWQFAGIGSKPCGGPTGYIAYSTSIDTVDFLNRLAAYNEAVRAYNESNGALSDCAFVSPPTRIECEDGKAVLVYQ
- the gldL gene encoding gliding motility protein GldL, encoding MAQSKSTKKLFNMAYGLGASVVIIGALFKILHWEFGPLNGGLLLAIGLITEALIFAISAFEPVDDEYDWSLVYPELSNGQSKGNKNDAKQAKEAEGLLSRKLDEMLKEANIDSQLFSSLGESIRSFEGAAKDIAPTTDAIQNTQKYSEELSHAAAQMESLNSLYKVQLESASRQASINEEVVQNAGALKEQMESLATNLSSLNGVYGGMLSAMAKN
- the gldK gene encoding gliding motility lipoprotein GldK, with amino-acid sequence MRKLFLSSLALVFLLTSCGSKSRSKGELVGVRGKKWYPEKPYGMELIPRGSFVMGKADEDQAKILNAPTRTVTVRSFYMDDTEITNSEYRQFVEWVKDSVARTKLAILSDELGLGPEDDDTIGEFAFKSADTTRLSVWEKYKIDNYLGFGDDPYEGYALNKDIDLIWDTNDYPDEFYAEVMDSLYLAEEETYNGQRTIDVKQLKYKYNWMDIEAAARAKSGKRSDFIKSEQLAIYPDTTVWIRDFEYSYNEPMHNDYFWHDAYSDYPVVGVNWQQAKAFCHWRTKFKNDDQKSRGKQFVNQFRLPTEAEWEYAARGGIEGGTYPWGGPYVISDTGCFMANFKPQRGDYAADAALYTVEAKSYEPNEFNLYNMAGNVAEWTNSSYDPGAYDYVSTMNPNAGSGQNKRKVIRGGSWKDVAYFLQVSTRDYEYQDSARSYIGFRTVQDYMGEEDSTRGNNGL